Proteins encoded within one genomic window of Candidatus Berkiella cookevillensis:
- a CDS encoding rod shape-determining protein, translated as MIKALRGWFANDISIDLGCANTLIYVCGQGIVLNEPSIVAIRYTEDNSAYDIVAVGDDAKKMLGRTPENMETVRPFYNGRIVDWPLAEKMLKHFLEKMINAAWIKPRSRIVVCVPGDTSAEERRTIKDTIKSVTRVKEVYLVEAPIAAAMGAGLPIHEATASMLIDIGGSTTDITVMSLNGIVLSTSLKVGSDHFHYSIIDYFKRNYQCLVGEATAEQIKIEMGTAFPLEEVTELSVRGRHMGHGIPVSFVVNSNEIIEALEPVLSLIIHGIHSVLEKTPPELAADISKVGMDLVGGGSLLRNIDLYIKEELGISAKLAKDPLTCVARGAAMILEKSLQKSKKVSVATQEQVENA; from the coding sequence ATGATTAAAGCATTACGTGGTTGGTTCGCAAATGATATTTCGATTGATTTAGGATGTGCGAATACGTTGATTTACGTTTGTGGGCAAGGCATTGTGCTCAATGAACCTTCCATCGTGGCCATTCGCTACACAGAGGACAATAGCGCATATGATATTGTTGCTGTGGGGGATGATGCCAAAAAAATGCTGGGACGAACACCTGAAAATATGGAAACAGTTCGCCCTTTTTATAATGGTCGTATCGTAGATTGGCCACTGGCAGAAAAAATGCTTAAGCATTTTTTGGAGAAGATGATCAATGCAGCTTGGATAAAGCCTCGTTCGCGTATTGTCGTGTGTGTACCTGGTGATACATCGGCAGAAGAAAGACGGACAATCAAAGACACCATCAAAAGTGTGACGCGTGTTAAAGAAGTTTATTTGGTTGAAGCGCCGATTGCTGCGGCAATGGGGGCAGGGCTTCCTATTCATGAAGCAACCGCTTCGATGCTGATTGATATTGGGGGAAGTACAACAGATATTACAGTAATGTCGCTGAATGGTATTGTCTTAAGTACATCACTTAAGGTGGGTAGTGATCATTTTCACTATAGCATCATTGATTACTTCAAAAGAAATTATCAATGCTTGGTGGGAGAGGCGACCGCAGAACAAATCAAAATTGAAATGGGTACTGCTTTTCCGCTTGAGGAAGTTACTGAGTTATCCGTCAGAGGCCGTCACATGGGGCACGGCATTCCTGTGAGTTTTGTTGTGAACAGTAATGAAATTATTGAAGCACTCGAACCTGTTCTTTCTCTTATTATACATGGCATTCATTCTGTCTTAGAAAAAACACCACCTGAATTAGCGGCAGATATTTCTAAAGTTGGTATGGATCTAGTCGGTGGCGGTTCTTTGCTGCGCAACATAGACTTGTATATTAAAGAAGAATTGGGTATTTCGGCTAAACTAGCTAAAGATCCACTTACTTGTGTTGCAAGAGGTGCTGCAATGATCTTAGAAAAATCTCTGCAAAAATCAAAAAAAGTGTCTGTTGCTACTCAAGAGCAAGTTGAGAATGCTTAA
- the gatA gene encoding Asp-tRNA(Asn)/Glu-tRNA(Gln) amidotransferase subunit GatA — protein MHTLTLAQLAKGLSEKKFSSLELTQHLLKRIQKLDPQYNSFITVCEDAAIARAKLADQQRAAGQAKLLTGLPMAHKDIFCTQDIKTSCGSKMLDNFLAPYDATVVQQLNTQGMVMLGKTNMDEFAMGSSNETSFYGPVKNPWDTTTVPGGSSGGSAAAVAARLVPAATGTDTGGSIRQPAALCGITGIKPTYGRVSRFGMIAFASSLDQGGPMTQTAEDAAMVLNAMAGFDEKDSTCVDQPVPDYTATLNDSLKGKTIGLPKEYFEQGLDKAVEQSVQDAIKAYEKMGVKVKEISLPSSPLSVSVYYIVASAECSSNLSRYDGVRFGYRCENPINLEDLYKRTRSEGFGSEVKRRIMIGTYALSAGYYDAYYLKAQKVRQLIANEFKKAFQEVDIIAGPTAPSVAFRIGEKVNDPVEMYLSDIYTIATNLAGLPGMSIPCGFVKQMPVGLQLIGNHFTEGLLLNFGHQYQQQTDWHSQIPESCT, from the coding sequence ATGCACACTTTAACCTTAGCTCAGCTTGCAAAAGGCTTAAGTGAGAAAAAATTTTCTAGCCTAGAACTCACGCAACATTTGCTAAAGCGTATTCAAAAACTAGATCCTCAATACAATAGTTTTATTACCGTATGTGAAGATGCTGCTATTGCTCGTGCAAAATTAGCCGATCAACAACGCGCAGCCGGTCAAGCAAAATTATTGACTGGCTTACCAATGGCACATAAAGACATTTTCTGCACACAAGATATTAAAACATCCTGTGGCTCAAAAATGCTTGATAATTTCTTAGCGCCCTACGATGCAACCGTTGTTCAACAACTGAACACACAAGGCATGGTGATGTTGGGTAAAACCAACATGGATGAATTTGCAATGGGTTCTTCAAATGAAACCAGTTTTTATGGTCCCGTTAAGAATCCATGGGATACTACAACGGTTCCAGGTGGAAGTTCAGGTGGCTCTGCTGCTGCCGTTGCAGCTCGTTTAGTGCCTGCTGCAACTGGCACAGATACCGGTGGCTCAATACGTCAACCCGCTGCGCTGTGTGGCATTACAGGCATAAAACCTACCTATGGCCGTGTTTCTCGTTTTGGTATGATTGCCTTTGCTTCTAGCTTAGATCAAGGCGGTCCCATGACCCAAACCGCTGAAGATGCTGCAATGGTTTTAAACGCAATGGCAGGTTTTGATGAAAAAGATTCTACCTGTGTGGATCAGCCTGTGCCTGATTACACTGCAACCTTGAACGACTCTTTAAAGGGTAAAACCATTGGCCTACCCAAAGAATATTTCGAACAAGGTCTTGATAAAGCCGTTGAACAATCTGTTCAAGATGCTATCAAAGCCTACGAGAAAATGGGCGTTAAAGTAAAAGAGATTTCTTTGCCCTCTAGCCCCTTATCTGTCTCTGTTTATTACATTGTCGCTTCTGCTGAATGCTCTTCAAATTTATCGCGCTATGATGGTGTTCGTTTTGGATATCGTTGTGAAAATCCGATCAATTTAGAAGATCTCTATAAGCGTACACGTTCTGAAGGCTTCGGTAGCGAAGTGAAGCGTCGTATTATGATTGGCACTTATGCACTCTCTGCAGGTTACTATGATGCCTATTATCTAAAAGCGCAAAAAGTACGCCAATTAATTGCCAATGAATTTAAAAAAGCTTTCCAAGAAGTCGATATCATTGCAGGCCCAACAGCACCTTCTGTTGCCTTTCGAATTGGAGAAAAAGTAAATGATCCTGTCGAGATGTATTTGTCAGACATTTACACCATTGCAACCAATCTAGCAGGTTTGCCCGGCATGAGCATTCCTTGTGGCTTTGTGAAGCAAATGCCTGTTGGTCTACAATTAATTGGTAATCACTTCACTGAAGGGTTGCTATTAAATTTTGGACATCAGTATCAACAACAAACAGATTGGCACAGCCAAATCCCTGAATCTTGCACCTAA
- the gatC gene encoding Asp-tRNA(Asn)/Glu-tRNA(Gln) amidotransferase subunit GatC, with amino-acid sequence MTTINKADVEKIAHLARLSVSEKEIPEYARNLSNILELAEKINNANTDNLTPMAHPLESLTQRLRPDEVTESNQRERFQAIAPSTEAGVYLVPKVIED; translated from the coding sequence ATGACTACGATTAATAAAGCCGATGTTGAAAAAATAGCGCACCTCGCCAGACTATCTGTTTCAGAAAAAGAGATTCCAGAATATGCCAGAAATCTTTCTAATATTCTTGAGTTAGCAGAGAAAATAAATAATGCAAACACAGATAATCTAACCCCTATGGCACATCCTTTAGAATCTTTAACACAACGTTTACGCCCAGATGAAGTCACTGAGAGCAATCAACGTGAAAGATTCCAAGCAATAGCCCCTTCGACGGAAGCCGGCGTTTATCTCGTGCCCAAAGTAATTGAAGATTAA
- the rng gene encoding ribonuclease G, with amino-acid sequence MSEEILININHRETRVAIVENGVLQELLVERFSRVGLVGNIYKGKVVRVLPGMQAAFVDIGLEKAAFLHLNDILNVSNDYLSQVEFHEHTESITEILKDGQEIAVQVIKDPLGTKGARLTTRIALPSRFLVFMPDLSKVGVSQRIEDLEEKERLRHIVESISDHKGGYIVRTAAEGVAEEEIRKNMEYLSKQWQTIQQGIKQSSCGQIIYDDLPLYLRSLRDFCSHRTEKVKIDERETFDKAIEFIEKFMPTMRDRVEFYQTERPLFDLYGIEDEIQKALQRKVQLKSGGHLVFDQTEAMTTIDVNTGGFVGHRNLEETIFKTNLEAATTIARQLRLRNLGGIIIIDFIDMQAEDHKQQVISALEKALSNDHTKYTISEVSSLGLVEMTRKRTRESLEHVLCEPCPVCNSRGSVKTAETICYEIIREILRAERAYNPKSYLVLASQSVVDKLLDEESTSLAHLEEILNKSIRFQVESLYQQEQFDVVLM; translated from the coding sequence TTGTCAGAAGAAATACTTATAAACATCAATCATAGGGAAACCCGAGTTGCTATCGTAGAAAATGGTGTTCTTCAAGAACTCTTAGTCGAGCGCTTTAGTCGGGTAGGCTTGGTTGGTAACATATATAAAGGCAAAGTGGTACGTGTTTTGCCAGGTATGCAAGCAGCCTTTGTCGATATTGGTCTTGAAAAAGCTGCTTTTTTACACCTCAATGATATCCTCAATGTTTCCAATGATTATTTAAGCCAAGTTGAATTTCATGAACATACTGAAAGTATTACAGAAATACTCAAAGATGGTCAGGAAATTGCGGTGCAAGTGATCAAAGATCCGCTTGGAACAAAGGGTGCTCGATTAACCACTCGCATTGCTTTACCTTCTCGATTTCTAGTTTTCATGCCAGACTTGTCAAAAGTAGGTGTTTCACAGCGTATTGAAGACTTAGAAGAAAAAGAGCGGTTGAGACATATTGTTGAATCTATTTCAGATCATAAAGGTGGTTACATTGTGAGAACCGCTGCCGAAGGAGTTGCAGAGGAAGAGATTAGAAAAAACATGGAATATCTCAGTAAACAATGGCAAACCATTCAGCAGGGCATTAAACAATCCAGTTGTGGACAAATTATTTATGACGATCTCCCCTTGTATTTGCGATCACTGAGAGATTTTTGTTCTCATAGAACTGAAAAAGTCAAAATTGATGAGCGTGAAACCTTTGATAAGGCAATAGAATTCATAGAAAAATTCATGCCCACGATGAGAGACAGAGTAGAATTTTACCAAACAGAACGGCCTTTATTTGATTTGTATGGTATCGAAGATGAAATTCAAAAAGCATTGCAAAGAAAAGTCCAACTAAAATCAGGTGGGCATTTGGTTTTTGATCAAACAGAAGCAATGACAACCATTGATGTGAATACGGGTGGGTTTGTTGGGCATCGGAATTTAGAAGAAACCATTTTTAAGACAAATTTAGAGGCGGCAACCACAATTGCGCGACAATTAAGATTGCGTAATTTGGGCGGTATTATCATTATCGATTTCATCGATATGCAGGCAGAAGATCATAAACAACAAGTTATTTCTGCTCTTGAAAAAGCTTTATCCAATGATCACACAAAATATACCATCTCTGAAGTTTCTAGTTTAGGATTGGTTGAAATGACGCGTAAGCGCACACGTGAAAGCTTAGAGCATGTACTGTGTGAGCCTTGCCCTGTGTGTAATAGTAGAGGATCGGTCAAAACAGCAGAGACTATTTGTTACGAAATTATTCGAGAAATTTTAAGGGCAGAAAGAGCTTATAATCCTAAAAGTTATCTTGTGTTAGCGTCTCAATCTGTTGTGGATAAGTTATTAGACGAAGAATCAACCAGTCTAGCGCATTTAGAAGAAATATTAAATAAATCCATTCGTTTCCAAGTAGAATCCCTTTATCAACAAGAGCAATTTGATGTGGTGCTCATGTAA
- the gatB gene encoding Asp-tRNA(Asn)/Glu-tRNA(Gln) amidotransferase subunit GatB, which translates to MQWETVIGLEVHAQLSTKSKIFSGASTQFGQAPNTQACAIDLGMPGILPVLNKEVVKMAVRFGLATGCTIAQRSVFARKNYFYPDLPKGYQISQYELPIVHSGYLDVQMEDDKTKRIGITRAHLEEDAGKSLHEDFLNLSGIDLNRAGTALLEIVSEPDMRSPEEAVAYLKTLHSLVRYLNICDGNMQEGSFRCDANVSVRPLGETKLGTRTEMKNINSFRFVDQAIRYEVQRQIQLLESGQTVSQQTRLYDPVKQETRLMREKEEANDYRYFPDPDLLPVVLDDVFIQTVQKEMPELPEQRCKRFETEFQLSNYDASVLTANREVADYFESVVKHLIKPEAKLAANWVMGDLMALLNKENLSIAQSPVTHLDLAQLLNRIIDNTISGKIAKTIFEALWNKEGTVDNIIESKGLKQLTDSSEIEKIVNEIIAANPEQVEQYKQGKDKVFGFFVGMIMKATKGKANPQQVNDLLKEKLK; encoded by the coding sequence ATGCAATGGGAAACCGTTATTGGACTTGAAGTTCACGCTCAATTAAGCACAAAATCAAAAATTTTCTCTGGTGCATCCACACAATTTGGTCAAGCTCCTAATACTCAAGCTTGTGCCATTGATTTAGGCATGCCAGGTATATTACCTGTATTAAATAAAGAAGTTGTTAAAATGGCTGTTCGCTTTGGCTTAGCGACAGGTTGCACGATTGCACAACGTTCTGTCTTTGCTCGTAAAAATTATTTTTATCCTGATCTCCCCAAAGGCTATCAGATAAGCCAATATGAACTCCCCATCGTTCATAGCGGTTATCTTGATGTGCAAATGGAAGATGACAAAACAAAGCGCATTGGTATCACACGCGCACATTTAGAAGAAGACGCAGGAAAATCATTACATGAAGATTTTCTTAATCTTTCTGGGATCGATTTAAACCGTGCAGGAACAGCTCTGTTAGAGATCGTCTCTGAACCTGATATGCGTTCGCCTGAAGAAGCTGTCGCTTATTTAAAAACCTTGCACTCGCTTGTCCGTTATTTAAATATTTGTGATGGAAACATGCAAGAAGGCTCTTTCCGATGCGATGCAAACGTTTCTGTTCGCCCCTTGGGTGAGACAAAGCTTGGCACGCGTACAGAAATGAAAAATATCAATTCATTTCGCTTTGTAGATCAAGCCATTCGCTACGAAGTGCAACGTCAAATTCAATTATTAGAAAGTGGACAAACAGTTTCTCAGCAAACCAGACTTTACGATCCAGTTAAGCAAGAAACACGCCTGATGCGCGAAAAAGAAGAAGCCAACGATTATCGTTACTTCCCAGATCCTGATTTATTGCCTGTCGTTTTGGATGATGTTTTTATACAAACTGTACAAAAAGAAATGCCAGAACTACCAGAACAACGCTGCAAGCGATTTGAAACTGAGTTTCAATTAAGCAACTATGATGCTTCTGTACTCACCGCAAATCGAGAAGTTGCAGATTATTTTGAAAGCGTTGTGAAGCACTTAATCAAACCAGAAGCTAAATTGGCTGCAAACTGGGTCATGGGTGATCTGATGGCACTTCTCAACAAAGAGAATCTTAGCATCGCTCAAAGCCCTGTTACACATCTTGATTTAGCGCAGCTTTTAAATCGTATCATTGATAATACGATTTCAGGAAAAATTGCTAAAACAATTTTTGAAGCACTGTGGAATAAAGAAGGCACCGTTGACAATATTATTGAAAGCAAAGGCCTAAAACAGCTCACAGACAGCTCTGAAATCGAAAAGATCGTCAATGAAATCATCGCCGCTAATCCTGAACAGGTAGAGCAATACAAACAAGGCAAAGATAAAGTATTTGGCTTTTTTGTAGGGATGATTATGAAAGCGACAAAAGGCAAAGCTAATCCTCAACAAGTCAATGATTTATTGAAAGAGAAGCTGAAGTAG